In the Acidobacteriota bacterium genome, TCTCTTTTCCCGGGACTCCGTGGCGGCTCCAGGCAGGAGGATTTCGCCCCCCCGCCTTTCCGAGCGGTCCCGGTCCGTCCATCCTTCGGCCCCTCCCGCTCCCGGGGCGCTGTTTTCATCCTCTCTATCCGGCCCGCGGAGTTCGGCCGCCGGATCCCGGGGCCCGGCCTCGAGCGTCCAACACTCCCGCCTGTCTTCCCCCGGCGTGCCCCTTTCCCTCCCCATATCCGGCAGGCCGCGGCCGCCAGACGGCTGCCCGGGCCCGGTCTCTTCACCGTTCAATTCCACGAAGAGCCGGTGCAGGTTGCGGCTCCCCACCAGCTGGGCCCCCAAGTCTGCGTAGTAGCGCGTCCCGGCCCGGTCGACGTAGCGCGGCTCGGTGAAGGCGAGCCAGCGCACCGGGGCGGCGCTCAGTCGCCCCAGTGCTTCCCGCACCCTGTCGAGGCCGTCCCCGTCGGGCGGGTTCACCATCAGGACCCCGTCGGCGCCGACCACGACCGCCACATTCCCACCGTTGAGGCGCATGTAGTGGCAGTGCTCACTCACTCTTTCAAACCGGGTCGATTCCGCCGCCGGCGCCGGAACACTCCAGGCGGCAAAAATCAGTAGGATGGCCGCCGACGCCTGGCGGAAATGGGACACTGCACGTTTCATAGGGCGATTTTAAACCACCCCGGCGCCGATTTACAGCCTGGAAACCCGCCGCCCTCAAACCGGATTCGGAACACAAACATGGACATCCATTGATGGCTGCAAATCCTGGACATCCACTCTTTTTTCAGTTGGTGGATGTCCAGGATTTGCATTTTGGCGGGCGAATACTGCGGCCCGGGCTTGCGCCGGCGCGGCCCGGGACGATAGAATCGCTTCTTTTGACGCCGACAGGAGCATGCCATGATCATCGCCAGTGAGGTCCGGAAACAGATCGAGCGATCCTCCTTCATCCGCAGGATGTTCGAGGAAGGGATACGGATGAAGGCCGAGAGGGGGGCGGAAAACGTGTTCGATTTCTCGCTCGGGAACCCCAGCGAGGACCCGCCGGCGGGGGTGCTCCGGGCCTTCCGGGCCCTGGCCGAGCGCAGCGCGCCGGGGTCGCACGGCTACATGCCGAATCCCGGTTTTCCCGAGGCGCGCGAGACGGTGGCGCGGCGGCTGCGGGAAGCGACGGGGGTGGATTTCACCCCGGGCCACGTCCTGATGACGGCGGGGTGCGCCGGCGCCATGAACGCGGCACTCAAGGCCGTCCTCAATCCGGGGGAGGAGGTGATCGTCCCCATGCCCTGCTTCCCCGACTACGCTTTCTACATCGGCAACTACGGCGGGGTCATGGTGCCGGTGGAGACCCGGGAGGACTTTTCGCTCGACGTCGGGGCGATCGCGGCGAAAATCGGCCCGCGCACCCGCGCCATCATCCTGAATTCGCCCCACAACCCGAGCGGGGTCATCTACCCCGAAGCAACGTTGCGGGAACTGGAAGCGGTGCTGGCGAAGGCGGCCGCGCCCATCCTGGTGTTGAGCGACGAACCGTACACCTCCATCGTCTACGACGGCGCCCGCTGCCCGCAACTGGCTTCGATCGTCTCCAACTGCATGATCACCACCTCCTGGTCGAAGAAGTGGGGACTCGCGGGAGAACGGATCGGCTACCTGGCCGTCTCGCCGCGCGTGCCGGACGCCCTGGCGCTGGCCCAGGCCTGCGCCTTTACCGGCCGCATCCTCGGCTTCATCAACGCCCCCGCGATCTGGCAGCTGGTGGTGGCCGAGGCGCCGGACGAATCGACCGACCTGGCCGTCTACCAGGAAAAGCGCGACCTGATGTGCGACGGGCTCGAGCGCGCGGGCTACGAGGTGCGCCGGCCCCAGGGAGCCTTCTACGTCTTCCTGAAGACGCCGATCCCGGACGATTTCGAGTTCGTGCACCTGCTCCAGGAGGAGGGGGTGCTGGCGGTCCCCGGAAGCGGGTTCGGGCGCAAGGGCTACATGCGCCTGTCGTTGACGGTCCCCCGGGACACCGTTGTCCGATCGCTCCCCGCCTTCGCCCGTGCCCTGGAAAAGCTGCGCGCCTAGGGTTCGGCGGTCGCGCCGACCTGCCTGATAGCCCCCCTTACCGGGCAGCTCTTCGGGTCATCGAAGGAAAGACCTCCACCCGGGGCTGGAACCGACCGTAGGAAGCGCGCCGAGAGGGACCGGAAGTCACCCGACCGGTCGCCCTTGCCGAGGCTGAGGGTTCAGCCGGAGCGGCGCTGCATGCAGACGGCGCAATCGGGGTTGCGGCTGATGCGGAACTCCCGGAAGGTCATGTCGAAGCCGCAGAAGGAGAGGAGGCGGCCGGTCAGCAGCCCCTGGATCCCCACGATCCACTTGATCGCCTCGATCGCCTGAAGGCAGGCGATCACCCCGGGCGCTGGCCCGAGGATCCCGGGAGGTTTGGGGCGAGTCGTGGAACCGTCATCGGGGAAGACGCACTCCAGGCAGGGGGTTTGGCCGGGAATGAAGGTGGAGATCAACCCGTCGAGCTGGTACACCCCGCCGTAGATGTAGGGAATCCCCAGCTGCACACTGGCGGCGTTGAGGGCGCGCCGCCCCTCCATGTTGTCCATGGCGTCCACGATCAGCTCACATTCTCCCACCATGGCCGCGCAGTTTTCGCGCGTGATCTTCTGCTGCACCGTTTCGACCCGGCAGTGGGGATTCAGGTTCATCAACTTGCGCGCCCCCGATTCAGTCTTGGGCACCCCGATATCTTCGGTCCAGTGGATGATCTGCCGGTTCAGGTTGCTGTAATCGACCGTGTCCATGTCCACGATCTTCAGATGCCCGATCCCGGCGGCCGCCAGGTAGTAAGAGGAGATGGAGCCGAGCCCGCCGACCCCGGCCACGAAGACCTTCGCGCGCGCCAGCTTCCGCTGCCCCTCCTCGCCGATGTCGGGGATGATGAGCTGCCGGTTGTAGCGCTGCAATTCCTCCGGTGTGAATTTCATCCGATCCTCCTGTATGCCGCTTTTCAGGACTTTTCTTGCCGGAACGCCGTCTGGGCTCCCGGTCCCCCCCGATCTCTGCCCCCTCTTCACCCGGATGCCGGCGGCGGATAATCTCCGGCGAGGTGACACCCTCTCGCCCTCAGGCGGGCGTCGTTCTGGATGCCGGATGATTCCCCCCATTTCCGGCATCTCCCCGCCCTCCCCCAATCCGTCACGGGGCTTCTGTCGCCAATCCCGGTCCCTGGTCCGACCTCAATTCCTGATTCCCGGGGCTTGTGGTCCGACCACGGTTTCTGCCCCGTGATTGGCCCCCTGGTTCCCGTTTTCGGTCCGGCCCGGTCCGGACGGGACGGGG is a window encoding:
- a CDS encoding pyridoxal phosphate-dependent aminotransferase; this translates as MIIASEVRKQIERSSFIRRMFEEGIRMKAERGAENVFDFSLGNPSEDPPAGVLRAFRALAERSAPGSHGYMPNPGFPEARETVARRLREATGVDFTPGHVLMTAGCAGAMNAALKAVLNPGEEVIVPMPCFPDYAFYIGNYGGVMVPVETREDFSLDVGAIAAKIGPRTRAIILNSPHNPSGVIYPEATLRELEAVLAKAAAPILVLSDEPYTSIVYDGARCPQLASIVSNCMITTSWSKKWGLAGERIGYLAVSPRVPDALALAQACAFTGRILGFINAPAIWQLVVAEAPDESTDLAVYQEKRDLMCDGLERAGYEVRRPQGAFYVFLKTPIPDDFEFVHLLQEEGVLAVPGSGFGRKGYMRLSLTVPRDTVVRSLPAFARALEKLRA
- a CDS encoding HesA/MoeB/ThiF family protein yields the protein MKFTPEELQRYNRQLIIPDIGEEGQRKLARAKVFVAGVGGLGSISSYYLAAAGIGHLKIVDMDTVDYSNLNRQIIHWTEDIGVPKTESGARKLMNLNPHCRVETVQQKITRENCAAMVGECELIVDAMDNMEGRRALNAASVQLGIPYIYGGVYQLDGLISTFIPGQTPCLECVFPDDGSTTRPKPPGILGPAPGVIACLQAIEAIKWIVGIQGLLTGRLLSFCGFDMTFREFRISRNPDCAVCMQRRSG